A genome region from Alicyclobacillus acidocaldarius subsp. acidocaldarius DSM 446 includes the following:
- a CDS encoding glutamate-1-semialdehyde 2,1-aminomutase codes for MERPQSEVWFQRAQQVILGGVNSPSRSYKSVGGGTPVVMVRGEGPYLYDVDGNRYIDYLAGYGPSILGHAHPAITRAIQEAAEDGVLYGTPTPYEVEFAEMLRAAIPDLERIRFVNSGTEAVMTTVRVARAYTGRTKVLKFAGCYHGHSDAMLVAAGSGPSSIGVPDSAGVTRNVASEIVTVPFNHRDALKQALAAHGPELAAVLVEPIVGNFGIVPPVDDRYLADVIDLAHEVGALVIFDEVITAFRFHYGSAAQLYGVHPDLYALGKIIGGGLPIGAYGGRRDIMEQVAPLGPAYQAGTMAGNPLSMRTGMACLRVLSDPRLYDEMARRAAVLVDAAESAARVNRIDIVVNRVGGAFTIYFGREPVRDYDAATRTDSRRFARFFHLLSDRGILIAPSKYEAWFVSVVHSDADIEETAEALEAVFRDLAREA; via the coding sequence ATGGAACGACCGCAATCCGAAGTCTGGTTTCAACGAGCTCAACAGGTCATCTTGGGAGGCGTGAACAGCCCGTCGCGATCGTACAAGTCGGTCGGCGGGGGCACGCCCGTGGTCATGGTCCGCGGCGAAGGGCCTTACCTGTACGACGTGGACGGCAACCGGTACATCGACTACCTCGCCGGATACGGCCCGTCCATCCTCGGCCACGCGCATCCGGCCATCACGCGTGCGATTCAGGAGGCGGCGGAGGACGGTGTGCTCTACGGCACGCCCACGCCGTACGAGGTGGAGTTTGCGGAGATGCTGCGCGCCGCCATCCCGGACCTCGAGCGAATTCGATTTGTCAACTCCGGGACGGAGGCCGTCATGACCACGGTCCGCGTCGCGCGCGCCTACACGGGGCGCACGAAGGTGCTGAAGTTCGCCGGGTGTTACCACGGCCACTCGGACGCGATGCTTGTGGCGGCAGGCAGCGGCCCCTCGTCCATCGGCGTGCCGGACAGCGCGGGCGTCACGCGCAACGTCGCGAGCGAGATCGTCACCGTACCCTTCAACCATCGCGACGCCTTGAAACAGGCGCTCGCCGCGCACGGACCGGAGCTCGCGGCCGTGTTGGTCGAACCCATCGTGGGCAATTTTGGCATCGTCCCGCCCGTCGACGATCGCTACTTGGCCGACGTGATCGATCTCGCCCATGAGGTCGGGGCGCTCGTCATCTTTGACGAGGTGATCACGGCGTTTCGCTTTCACTACGGAAGCGCGGCGCAGCTATACGGTGTGCATCCAGACCTGTATGCGCTCGGCAAGATCATCGGCGGAGGATTGCCCATCGGCGCCTACGGCGGGCGGCGGGACATCATGGAGCAGGTGGCGCCGCTCGGGCCGGCGTACCAGGCCGGCACGATGGCCGGCAACCCGCTCTCGATGCGCACAGGCATGGCGTGCCTGCGCGTGCTGTCCGATCCTCGGCTGTACGACGAGATGGCGCGCCGCGCGGCTGTCCTGGTGGACGCGGCCGAGTCGGCGGCTCGCGTGAACCGGATCGACATCGTCGTCAACCGCGTCGGCGGCGCGTTCACCATCTATTTTGGCCGCGAACCCGTGCGCGATTACGACGCGGCGACAAGAACGGACAGCCGGCGCTTCGCACGCTTCTTTCACCTGCTGTCCGATCGCGGCATCCTCATCGCGCCGTCCAAGTACGAAGCTTGGTTCGTGTCGGTGGTGCACAGCGACGCGGACATTGAGGAGACCGCCGAAGCGCTCGAGGCTGTGTTTCGCGATCTCGCGCGGGAGGCATAG
- a CDS encoding ABC transporter ATP-binding protein — protein sequence MILTQNLTKRYGKTLAVNNLNLNIERGVIFGLVGENGAGKTTALSMLATLTLPSSGRAYVCGHEVTREPQAVRRAIGYMPDSFGVYDDLTVMEYLRFFAQCYGVDRRTISRRAEELLERVRLADKRDVYVNHLSRGMQQRLEVARCLMHDPDVLILDEPSSGLDPKSRLEMRSVLAGLRELGKTVIISTHILNELAEVADEVGILLRGELVAVAAVQVMVQHSSAYRTIVIDGRDLGDRFVKALFADPHVAEVRPLAPGWEVLYAGTLAQQAELLSRLVAEGFSITQFREQPTDIEQLFLRLAAIQEGVMS from the coding sequence GTGATTCTCACGCAGAATCTCACCAAGCGGTACGGAAAGACGCTGGCGGTGAACAACCTCAACCTCAACATCGAGCGTGGGGTCATCTTCGGGCTCGTGGGCGAAAATGGGGCTGGCAAAACCACGGCGCTGTCGATGCTAGCGACGCTGACGTTGCCGTCGTCTGGGCGGGCTTACGTCTGCGGCCACGAGGTGACGAGGGAACCGCAGGCGGTCCGCCGGGCCATCGGCTACATGCCGGACTCGTTCGGCGTCTACGACGACCTCACCGTGATGGAATACCTGCGTTTCTTCGCCCAGTGCTACGGCGTGGATAGGCGGACCATCTCGCGCCGCGCGGAGGAACTCTTGGAACGGGTTCGCCTTGCGGACAAGCGAGACGTCTACGTCAACCACCTGTCGCGCGGCATGCAGCAGCGCCTCGAGGTCGCGCGCTGCCTGATGCACGATCCGGACGTGCTCATTTTGGACGAGCCGTCGAGCGGCCTCGATCCGAAGTCGCGGCTCGAGATGCGGTCGGTGCTCGCAGGGCTTCGCGAGTTGGGCAAGACCGTGATCATCAGCACACACATTCTGAACGAACTCGCCGAAGTGGCCGACGAGGTGGGCATTCTGCTGCGGGGCGAACTCGTGGCCGTGGCCGCGGTTCAGGTGATGGTCCAGCATTCGAGCGCCTACCGCACGATTGTGATCGACGGCCGGGATCTCGGCGATCGCTTCGTCAAGGCGCTCTTTGCCGATCCGCACGTCGCCGAGGTCCGCCCGCTCGCGCCTGGGTGGGAGGTGCTCTACGCGGGCACGCTGGCGCAGCAGGCCGAGCTTTTGAGCCGGCTCGTCGCGGAAGGGTTTTCGATCACGCAGTTCCGCGAGCAACCGACGGACATCGAGCAGCTGTTCCTGCGCCTCGCCGCGATTCAGGAGGGGGTGATGTCGTGA
- a CDS encoding sodium:calcium antiporter, protein MRVGVDEVMAVQMVFGLCMVLFGAELFTNAVEWLGVKLALGEGAVGSVLAALGTALPETAVPMTAIVLGGGHEAEQVGMGGILGAPFLLVTLGGLVLALAATLFRAGRLPHGMAVSSRAFLRDLAFFLVGFSLSLAPAAWPAPAFKVPVACLLVGWYAAFVRAHLRDRATTGSAADLRPLYLNLRGGHPAAATVLLQLAFALALVVGGAHLLTKGVEALAAQMQMPTFLLSALIVPIATELPETLNSVVWMRDRKDGLAVGNITGAMVFQGTLVPAIGMLFTDWAFTRAAWWAAGLTVAAALFLLVVVRLTSRVEPWALAFASIAYFAFPLAAFHPNALPPSVRFALAAAMSAASALGAFLLVRRRSLPTRR, encoded by the coding sequence GTGCGCGTGGGGGTGGACGAGGTGATGGCCGTCCAGATGGTGTTCGGGCTCTGCATGGTCCTGTTTGGCGCGGAGCTCTTCACCAACGCCGTGGAGTGGCTCGGCGTGAAGCTCGCCCTTGGCGAGGGGGCAGTGGGGAGCGTGCTGGCGGCGCTCGGAACGGCGCTGCCCGAGACGGCCGTTCCCATGACGGCGATTGTGCTCGGCGGCGGGCACGAGGCAGAGCAGGTTGGGATGGGTGGGATCCTGGGAGCGCCTTTTCTCTTGGTGACACTGGGCGGGCTCGTCCTCGCGCTGGCCGCCACGCTGTTTCGCGCGGGGCGGCTTCCGCACGGAATGGCGGTCAGCAGCCGGGCCTTTCTGCGCGATCTCGCCTTTTTCCTGGTCGGGTTTTCGCTCTCCCTCGCGCCCGCGGCGTGGCCGGCGCCGGCGTTCAAAGTGCCGGTCGCGTGCCTCCTCGTCGGCTGGTACGCCGCGTTCGTCCGCGCGCACTTGCGAGATCGCGCAACGACAGGGTCGGCGGCCGACCTGCGGCCGCTCTACCTGAACCTTCGCGGCGGCCATCCGGCCGCGGCCACCGTCCTCCTGCAGCTCGCCTTCGCGCTCGCGCTCGTGGTGGGCGGCGCACATCTTCTCACGAAGGGCGTCGAGGCCCTCGCGGCGCAGATGCAGATGCCCACGTTTCTGCTTTCCGCACTCATCGTTCCCATTGCGACCGAATTGCCCGAGACGCTGAACAGCGTCGTCTGGATGCGAGACCGAAAGGACGGCCTCGCGGTCGGCAACATCACGGGCGCCATGGTGTTTCAGGGGACGCTCGTGCCCGCCATCGGCATGCTGTTTACGGACTGGGCGTTCACGCGCGCCGCCTGGTGGGCCGCCGGGCTCACGGTCGCCGCTGCCCTGTTTCTGCTGGTTGTGGTGCGCCTGACGTCGCGCGTCGAACCGTGGGCGCTCGCCTTCGCCTCCATCGCGTACTTTGCGTTTCCCCTCGCCGCTTTCCACCCGAACGCGCTGCCGCCGTCTGTGCGCTTCGCGCTTGCGGCGGCCATGTCGGCCGCGTCGGCGCTCGGCGCCTTCCTGCTCGTGCGTCGGCGCTCCCTGCCAACTCGCCGCTAG
- a CDS encoding ABC transporter permease yields the protein MNLHLNPLLLKEFRQRMRTIRAPLVITAYLFAMSALTVFLLYENVQGQLYLVQPTKSQQVFALVSLLQMVVVAFLAPAFASGSVSGERERKTLAVLLTTPVGPFGILFGKVVSSSALLVLLVVLTLPVYSLVFLYGGAVPAQVASVLGFQLVTIVVISAVCVLFSTIALRSTWSTVFAYGSVGLMTVIFGALGYGLKSLYEQNPIDYSALVWSHFFYALDPLYVEAAFLGVVSARPHVWVPFVEFYVAVIAILLVPSLWRLRPQWFSWLPFVSGTEKQYQ from the coding sequence GTGAATCTGCATTTGAATCCCCTGCTCCTGAAGGAGTTCCGCCAGCGCATGCGCACCATTCGGGCGCCGCTCGTCATCACGGCGTATCTGTTTGCCATGAGCGCGCTCACGGTGTTTCTTCTGTACGAAAACGTGCAGGGGCAGTTGTATTTGGTCCAGCCCACGAAGAGCCAGCAGGTGTTTGCCTTGGTCAGCCTCTTGCAGATGGTGGTGGTGGCGTTTTTGGCGCCGGCTTTCGCGTCCGGCTCGGTGAGCGGTGAACGCGAACGAAAGACGCTGGCGGTCCTTCTGACCACACCGGTCGGCCCCTTTGGCATTCTGTTCGGGAAGGTCGTCTCTTCAAGCGCGCTGTTGGTCCTGCTCGTGGTACTGACCCTGCCCGTGTACAGCCTCGTGTTCCTGTATGGCGGCGCCGTCCCGGCGCAGGTCGCGTCCGTGCTCGGGTTTCAACTGGTGACGATTGTGGTCATTTCAGCGGTCTGTGTGCTGTTTTCGACCATCGCGCTGCGGTCCACGTGGAGCACGGTGTTCGCGTACGGCAGCGTGGGACTCATGACGGTGATTTTCGGGGCGCTCGGCTACGGGCTGAAATCGCTGTACGAGCAGAATCCCATCGACTACTCGGCGCTCGTGTGGTCTCACTTTTTCTACGCGCTGGATCCGCTGTACGTCGAGGCCGCGTTCTTGGGCGTGGTGTCTGCCAGGCCTCATGTATGGGTGCCTTTTGTGGAGTTTTACGTGGCCGTGATCGCCATCCTGTTGGTCCCGAGCCTTTGGCGGCTCAGGCCGCAGTGGTTCTCGTGGCTGCCCTTCGTGAGTGGCACCGAGAAGCAATATCAGTGA
- the aspS gene encoding aspartate--tRNA ligase, with the protein MVEEKQVVSSRWRTHWVADTVRVQPKSEVRLAGWVQRRRDLGSVVFVDLRDRTGIVQLVFDRARGTSDEAMEVADRLRSEYVIVVDGTVEKRDPDTVNPKIETGEIEVVVTSARIESAAKTPPFYIEDGIQVEEPVRLRYRYLDLRRPEMQRIFALRHQAIRAFRRYLDDHGFLEIETPMLTKSTPEGARDYLVPSRLQPGEFYALPQSPQIFKQLLMVAGFERYYQVARCFRDEDLRADRQPEFTQLDIETSFLPKDELMSMMEEMMASVFKEVADIEVPRPFLRLPYQEAMDKYGSDKPDLRFGMEMADLADLFEGTSFRVFADVLEKGGVIKALVAPGCASYSRKQTDDLVAFVKPYGLGGLAYVAVQEDGFKSSIAKFFTDDDFRRIADRAGAKVGDLVLIGAGPRETVLPAMGALRLHLGQELGLIDESQYRFLWVTDFPLLSWDEEEKRWVAEHHPFTMPREEDIPLLDTDPGRVRAQAYDMVLNGYEIGGGSMRIYRRDVQEKMFAALGFSPEEAQEKFGFLLNAFEYGTPPHGGIAFGLDRMIMLLTGAKSLRDVIAFPKTASGTDLMVGAPSEVSEAQLEVLHLRVRKTKD; encoded by the coding sequence GTGGTGGAGGAAAAGCAAGTCGTGTCATCGCGCTGGCGGACCCACTGGGTGGCCGACACGGTGCGCGTACAACCCAAATCCGAGGTGCGCCTCGCCGGCTGGGTGCAGCGCCGGCGCGATCTCGGCAGCGTCGTGTTCGTCGATCTGCGCGATCGCACCGGCATCGTGCAGCTCGTGTTCGACCGCGCCCGCGGCACGTCCGATGAGGCGATGGAGGTCGCGGACCGGCTGCGCAGCGAGTACGTGATCGTCGTGGATGGCACCGTGGAGAAGCGCGATCCAGATACCGTCAATCCGAAGATCGAGACGGGCGAGATCGAGGTCGTGGTGACAAGTGCGCGCATCGAGAGCGCGGCCAAGACGCCGCCGTTTTACATCGAGGATGGGATCCAGGTCGAGGAACCCGTCCGATTGCGCTACCGATACCTCGATCTCCGCCGCCCGGAGATGCAGCGCATCTTCGCGCTTCGCCACCAGGCCATCCGGGCGTTTCGCCGGTATCTCGACGATCACGGCTTTCTCGAGATCGAGACGCCCATGTTGACCAAGTCCACGCCGGAAGGGGCGCGCGATTACCTGGTCCCGAGCCGCCTGCAGCCCGGCGAGTTCTACGCCCTGCCGCAGTCGCCGCAGATCTTCAAGCAGTTGCTCATGGTCGCGGGCTTTGAGCGGTATTATCAGGTGGCGCGCTGCTTCCGCGACGAGGACCTGCGGGCAGATCGGCAGCCGGAGTTCACGCAGCTCGACATTGAGACGTCGTTTCTCCCGAAGGACGAGCTCATGTCGATGATGGAGGAGATGATGGCCTCCGTCTTCAAGGAAGTGGCGGACATCGAGGTGCCGCGGCCTTTTCTGCGCCTGCCGTACCAGGAGGCGATGGACAAGTACGGGTCGGACAAGCCGGATCTCCGCTTCGGCATGGAGATGGCCGATCTCGCCGATCTCTTCGAAGGCACGAGCTTCCGCGTCTTCGCCGACGTCCTGGAGAAAGGCGGCGTGATCAAGGCGCTCGTGGCGCCCGGTTGCGCCTCGTACAGCCGCAAGCAGACGGACGATCTCGTCGCGTTCGTGAAGCCGTACGGGCTGGGGGGGCTCGCGTACGTCGCCGTGCAGGAGGATGGATTCAAGTCGTCCATCGCGAAGTTCTTCACGGACGACGACTTTCGCCGGATTGCCGATCGCGCGGGCGCCAAAGTGGGCGATTTGGTGCTCATTGGCGCCGGGCCGCGAGAGACGGTGCTGCCGGCCATGGGCGCGCTCCGGCTGCACCTCGGTCAGGAACTGGGGCTCATCGACGAGTCGCAGTATCGGTTCCTGTGGGTGACGGATTTCCCGCTCCTCTCGTGGGACGAGGAGGAAAAGCGCTGGGTGGCGGAACACCATCCGTTCACCATGCCGCGGGAGGAGGATATCCCGCTTCTCGACACGGATCCCGGCCGGGTGCGCGCGCAGGCGTACGATATGGTGCTGAACGGGTATGAAATCGGCGGCGGGTCGATGCGCATCTATCGCCGCGACGTGCAGGAGAAGATGTTTGCGGCGCTCGGCTTTTCGCCGGAAGAGGCGCAGGAGAAGTTCGGCTTTCTCTTGAATGCGTTCGAGTACGGCACGCCGCCGCACGGGGGCATTGCCTTCGGGCTGGACCGCATGATCATGTTGCTCACCGGGGCCAAGTCGCTGCGCGACGTCATTGCGTTCCCGAAGACGGCGAGCGGAACGGACCTCATGGTGGGCGCCCCGAGTGAGGTTTCGGAGGCGCAGCTCGAAGTGCTTCATCTCCGCGTGCGAAAGACGAAGGATTGA
- the hisS gene encoding histidine--tRNA ligase, translating to MEIRRPRGTQDILPGAVEAWQALEAVVRDVFERANYEEIRTPIFEHTELFERGVGETTDIVSKEMYTFLDRGGRSVTLRPEGTAGVVRAYVENKLYGQGSLTKVYYLGPMFRYEKPQRGRLRQLHQVGVEVLGSELPAIDAEVIELGYSLLKKVGMRDMTVELNSVGCSVCRPRHREKMIQRLLPHKEELCADCQVRLEKNPLRLFDCKNESCQQVLREANVPYIVDELCDDCRKHLDAVEGYLRAMDVPYRLEKSLVRGLDYYTRTAWEITVPNFSTVLGGGRYNRLVAELGGPDVPGIGFAAGMDRVLAVLEAQGVSLGERQPLDAFICVADETAEHTAMAVLTSLRRLGVRCDRDYQGRSLKSQFKQADRLGAKFAVVIGESELAKGAATVKHLATGEQRDVPFGQLADRIREGGWA from the coding sequence GTGGAGATTCGGCGGCCGAGAGGCACGCAGGATATTTTGCCGGGCGCCGTGGAGGCGTGGCAGGCGCTTGAGGCAGTCGTGCGGGACGTGTTCGAACGGGCGAACTATGAGGAAATCCGCACGCCCATCTTCGAGCACACGGAGTTGTTCGAGCGGGGCGTGGGGGAGACGACGGACATCGTGTCCAAGGAGATGTACACCTTTTTGGATCGCGGCGGACGGAGCGTGACCCTGCGCCCGGAAGGAACGGCTGGCGTCGTGCGAGCTTACGTGGAAAACAAGCTATACGGCCAAGGCAGCCTGACCAAGGTGTACTACCTCGGGCCCATGTTCCGCTACGAGAAGCCGCAGCGAGGCCGGCTGCGCCAGCTGCATCAGGTGGGCGTGGAGGTGCTCGGTTCCGAACTGCCGGCCATCGACGCCGAGGTCATCGAACTCGGGTATTCGCTTCTGAAAAAGGTCGGCATGCGCGACATGACCGTGGAACTCAATTCGGTCGGCTGCAGCGTCTGCCGGCCTCGTCACCGCGAAAAGATGATCCAGCGCCTGTTGCCGCACAAGGAGGAACTCTGCGCGGATTGCCAGGTGCGCCTCGAGAAGAACCCGCTTCGCCTGTTCGACTGCAAGAACGAGTCGTGCCAACAGGTCTTGCGCGAAGCGAACGTGCCGTACATCGTCGACGAACTTTGCGACGACTGCCGCAAGCACCTCGACGCGGTGGAAGGATACCTCCGCGCGATGGACGTGCCCTATCGCCTCGAGAAGTCGCTCGTCCGCGGCCTGGATTACTACACGCGGACCGCGTGGGAGATCACCGTTCCCAACTTCTCGACCGTGCTCGGCGGGGGGCGCTACAATCGGCTGGTCGCGGAGCTCGGCGGACCCGACGTGCCAGGCATCGGCTTCGCCGCGGGGATGGACCGCGTCCTTGCTGTGCTCGAGGCGCAGGGCGTGTCGCTGGGCGAGAGACAGCCGCTCGACGCGTTCATCTGCGTGGCGGACGAGACGGCCGAACACACCGCCATGGCGGTGCTCACGTCGCTCAGGCGGCTCGGCGTTCGCTGCGATCGCGACTACCAAGGGCGCAGCCTCAAGTCGCAGTTCAAGCAGGCCGATCGCCTCGGTGCGAAATTCGCCGTCGTGATCGGCGAGAGCGAGCTCGCCAAGGGGGCTGCCACCGTCAAGCACCTGGCGACCGGTGAGCAGCGCGACGTGCCGTTCGGGCAGTTGGCGGATCGGATTCGCGAAGGAGGATGGGCATAA